A DNA window from Vigna angularis cultivar LongXiaoDou No.4 chromosome 1, ASM1680809v1, whole genome shotgun sequence contains the following coding sequences:
- the LOC108347869 gene encoding ATP-dependent zinc metalloprotease FTSH 2, chloroplastic: MAASSACLVGNGLSTRGNRIALNKDFNGRYLYSSWRLSSLNNNKASKVFSIRASLEERQQEGRRGFLKLLLGNAGIGLPALLGSGKAYADEQGASSSRMSYSRFLEYLDKDRVKKVDLYDNGTIAVVEAVSPELGNRVQRVKVQLPGLNQELLQKFREKNIDFAAHSAQEESGSLLANLIGNLAFPLILIGGLFLLSRRSGGMGGPGGPGFPLAFGQSKAKFQMEPNTGVTFDDVAGVDEAKQDFMEVVEFLKKPERFTAVGARIPKGVLLVGPPGTGKTLLAKAIAGEAGVPFFSISGSEFVEMFVGVGASRVRDLFKKAKENAPCIVFVDEIDAVGRQRGTGIGGGNDEREQTLNQLLTEMDGFEGNTGIIVIAATNRADILDSALLRPGRFDRQVTVDVPDIRGRTEILKVHGSNKKFDDDVSLDVIAMRTPGFSGADLANLLNEAAILAGRRGKTAISSKEIDDSIDRIVAGMEGTVMTDGKSKSLVAYHEVGHAICGTLTPGHDAVQKVTLVPRGQARGLTWFIPSDDPTLISKQQLFARIVGGLGGRAAEEIIFGEPEVTTGAAGDLQQITGLAKQMVTTFGMSDIGPWSLMEPSAQSGDVIMRMMARNSMSEKLAEDIDAAIKRISDEAYEIALEHIRNNREAIDKIVDVLLEKETLSGDEFRALLSEFTEIPAENRVPPTPVPATV, from the exons ATGGCGGCATCATCTGCATGCCTTGTTGGGAATGGTTTATCTACAAGGGGTAATAGAATAGCTCTTAACAAGGACTTCAATGGAAGATATCTCTACTCATCTTGGAGACTTTCATCGTTGAACAATAACAAGGCGTCGAAAGTATTTTCCATAAGGGCATCCTTGGAGGAAAGGCAACAAGAAGGGAGAAGGGGGTTTCTGAAATTATTGCTTGGAAATGCGGGAATTGGTTTGCCTGCACTGTTGGGAAGTGGCAAAGCTTATGCTGATGAACAAGGGGCTTCCTCCTCCAGAATGTCTTACTCCAGGTTTCTAGAGTATTTGGACAAGGATAGAGTAAAAAAAGTGGATCTGTATGACAACGGAACCATTGCTGTTGTTGAGGCTGTTTCTCCTGAATTGGGGAATAGGGTGCAGCGTGTTAAAGTTCAACTCCCTGGACTTAACCAGGAGCTCCTTCAGAAATTCAGGGAAAAGAATATTGACTTTGCAGCTCATAGTGCCCAAGAAGAGTCAGGTTCTCTTTTGGCTAACCTGATTGGGAATCTGGCCTTCCCTTTGATCTTGATTGGAGGCTTGTTCCTTCTCTCGAGACGTTCAGGAGGAATGGGAGGTCCTGGTGGACCAGGATTTCCTCTTGCTTTTGGCCAATCTAAAGCCAAGTTTCAAATGGAACCAAACACTGGAGTGACATTTGATGATGTTGCTGGGGTGGATGAAGCCAAGCAGGACTTTATGGAGGTGGTGGAGTTTCTGAAGAAGCCTGAGAGGTTCACTGCTGTTGGGGCTCGCATACCTAAAGGAGTTCTTCTTGTTGGTCCTCCAGGAACTGGGAAGACCCTGTTGGCCAAGGCTATTGCTGGTGAAGCTGGTGTTCCATTTTTTTCAATATCCGGTTCTGAGTTTGTTGAGATGTTTGTTGGTGTTGGTGCTTCTCGAGTTCGTGATTTGTTCAAGAAGGCCAAAGAAAACGCCCCTTGCATTGTCTTTGTTGATGAAATTGATGCTGTTGGAAGACAAAGAGGAACTGGAATTGGTGGAGGAAATGATGAAAGAGAGCAGACCCTCAACCAACTTTTGACAGAAATGGATGGTTTTGAGGGTAATACTGGCATCATTGTCATTGCAGCAACTAACAGGGCAGACATTCTTGACTCTGCCTTATTGAGACCAGGACGGTTTGATAGACAG GTTACTGTTGATGTTCCAGATATAAGGGGTAGGACCGAAATCCTAAAGGTTCATGGTAGCAATAAAAagtttgatgatgatgtttcTCTTGATGTGATTGCCATGAGAACGCCTGGTTTTAGTGGAGCTGATCTTGCAAATCTCTTGAATGAGGCTGCCATATTAGCCGGTCGACGTGGAAAGACAGCAATTTCCTCTAAAGAGATTGATGATTCCATTGATAGGATTGTGGCTGGAATGGAAGGAACAGTGATGACAGATGGGAAGAGCAAAAGTTTAGTGGCATATCACGAAGTTGGTCATGCTATTTGTGG AACTTTAACTCCTGGTCATGATGCTGTGCAAAAGGTAACACTAGTTCCTCGTGGTCAAGCTCGGGGTCTTACATGGTTCATTCCTTCCGACGACCCAACTCTTATCTCTAAACAACAACTCTTCGCAAGAATTGTTGGAGGACTTGGTGGTAGGGCTGCagaagaaattatttttggtGAGCCTGAGGTTACAACTGGAGCAGCTGGTGATTTGCAGCAAATCACCGGTTTGGCAAAACAG ATGGTAACTACATTTGGAATGTCTGATATTGGGCCTTGGTCATTGATGGAACCATCAGCACAAAGTGGGGATGTTATCATGAGAATGATGGCAAGGAACTCAATGTCAGAGAAGCTTGCAGAAGACATCGATGCTGCCATCAAGAGGATCTCAGATGAAGCGTATGAAATTGCCTTGGAACATATAAGGAACAACCGTGAGGCAATAGACAAGATTGTGGATGTCCTTCTGGAGAAGGAGACATTGTCTGGTGATGAATTCCGTGCTCTACTGTCTGAATTTACTGAAATTCCAGCTGAAAACCGTGTCCCTCCAACTCCAGTACCAGCCACTGTTTAA
- the LOC108347854 gene encoding pentatricopeptide repeat-containing protein At2g41080: MTTFRMAKEQFATLCSRGHVREAFESFVSEIWAEPHLFSNLLQACIGLKSVSLGKQLHSLILTSGCSSDKFISNHLLNLYSKFGELRATVALFDRMPRRNIMSCNIMIKAYLEMDDIESARNLFDEMPERNIATWNAMVTGLAKFEMNEESLVFFSRMNELGLMPDKYSLGSVLRGCAHLGALFAGQQVHAYVMKCGFEFNLVVGCSLAHMYMKARSMDDGERVINSMPDYNLVAWNTLLAGKAQKGSFGGVLDQYCMMKKAGFRPDKITFVSVISSCSELAILGQGKQIHAEAIKAGVSYEVSVVSSLVSMYSRCGCFQESFKSFLECKERDVVLGSSMIAAYGFHGQGEEAIKLFNQMEQENLPVNEVTFLSLLYACSHCGMKDKGLDFFDVMVKKYGLKARLEHYTCVVDLLGRSGCLEEAEAMIRSMPVKADAIIWKTLLSACKLHKNAEIGRRVAAEVLTIDPQDSASYVLLANIYSSTKRWQNVFEVRRAMKDKMVKKEPGVSWVEVKNQVHQFHMGGQCHPKHVEINQYLEQLTSEMKNRGYVPDTNSVLHDMDNEEKEHNLRHHSEKLAIAFALMSTPVGVPIRVMKNLRVCSDCHVAIKYISEIKSVEIIVRDSSRFHHFKNGTCSCGDYW, from the coding sequence ATGACCACTTTTCGGATGGCAAAAGAACAATTTGCCACCTTGTGTTCAAGAGGGCACGTAAGAGAAGCTTTTGAAAGCTTTGTATCAGAGATATGGGCAGAACCCCATTTGTTCTCAAACCTCCTCCAAGCGTGCATTGGGTTAAAGTCTGTTTCTTTGGGCAAGCAGCTTCACTCTTTGATATTAACTTCTGGTTGTTCCTCAGACAAGTTCATTTCCAACCATCTCCTCAACCTCTATTCAAAATTTGGGGAGCTTAGAGCCACTGTTGCTTTGTTTGATCGAATGCCCAGGAGGAACATCATGTCATGTAACATCATGATCAAGGCCTATCTTGAAATGGACGACATCGAGAGTGCTAGGAacctgtttgatgaaatgcctgaAAGAAATATTGCCACGTGGAACGCGATGGTAACGGGTTTGGCCAAGTTTGAAATGAATGAGGAGTCTTTAGTCTTCTTTTCGAGAATGAATGAGTTAGGGTTAATGCCAGATAAGTACTCTTTGGGTAGCGTGCTCAGGGGATGTGCTCATTTAGGAGCTTTGTTTGCTGGCCAACAGGTTCATGCCTATGTTATGAAATGTGGGTTTGAGTTTAATTTGGTTGTTGGATGCTCTTTAGCTCATATGTATATGAAAGCTAGAAGCATGGACGATGGGGAGAGAGTTATCAATTCGATGCCAGATTACAATTTGGTTGCTTGGAATACACTTCTGGCTGGAAAAGCTCAAAAAGGGTCCTTTGGGGGAGTTCTGGATCAATACTGTATGATGAAAAAGGCAGGTTTTAGACCTGACAAGATTACTTTTGTGAGTGTGATCAGCTCGTGTTCGGAGTTAGCTATCCTTGGTCAAGGGAAGCAAATTCATGCTGAAGCAATCAAAGCAGGAGTTAGTTATGAAGTTTCTGTAGTTAGTTCATTGGTTAGTATGTACTCTAGATGTGGATGTTTCCAAGAGTCTTTCAAATCTTTTCTGGAATGCAAAGAGCGAGATGTTGTGTTAGGGAGTTCAATGATTGCTGCTTATGGGTTTCATGGTCAAGGAGAAGAAGCCATCAAACTTTTCAATCAAATGGAACAAGAAAATCTGCCAGTAAACGAGGTCACTTTCTTGAGCTTGCTTTATGCTTGTAGTCATTGTGGAATGAAGGACAAAGGACTTGATTTCTTTGATGTGATGGTGAAAAAATATGGACTCAAGGCTAGACTAGAACATTATACTTGTGTGGTTGACCTACTAGGCAGGTCTGGCTGTTTGGAGGAGGCAGAGGCCATGATACGATCCATGCCTGTAAAAGCAGACGCAATAATATGGAAGACATTATTATCTGCGTGTAAACTCCACAAGAATGCTGAAATTGGAAGAAGAGTTGCTGCAGAAGTTCTTACGATCGATCCTCAAGATTCAGCTTCATATGTTCTACTTGCCAACATTTATTCTTCAACTAAGAGATGGCAAAATGTTTTTGAGGTAAGGAGAGCCATGAAAGACAAGATGGTGAAGAAAGAACCAGGCGTAAGTTGGGTAGAAGTGAAGAATCAGGTTCACCAGTTTCATATGGGTGGTCAATGCCACCCAAAACATGTGGAAATTAATCAGTATCTGGAACAATTAACTTCAGAAATGAAGAATCGGGGCTATGTACCTGATACTAACTCTGTTTTGCATGACATGGACAATGAGGAAAAAGAACACAACTTGAGGCACCATAGTGAGAAATTGGCAATTGCTTTCGCTTTAATGAGCACCCCAGTGGGAGTGCCAATAAGAGTGATGAAAAACTTGCGGGTTTGCAGTGATTGTCATGTTGCCATCAAGTACATATCAGAGATAAAAAGTGTAGAAATTATTGTGCGGGATTCTAGCAGGTTTCACCATTTCAAAAATGGTACATGCTCTTGTGGAGATTATTGGTAA
- the LOC128195054 gene encoding uncharacterized protein LOC128195054 — protein MTPFEALYGRKCRTPLCWFQEGEVVLIGPEVIQQTTKKVKLIQERLKASQSRQKSYADRRRRPLEFAAGDHVFLRLNPTTRVGRAIRSKKLSHKFIGPYQILRRIGPVAYEIALPPQLSNLHSVFHVSQLRKYVVDPSHVLEAEDVQIKEDRSVEMKLVSIEGSQTKQLRGKTISLVKVVWDKRTGDFTWELEDLMRELYPHLFSEHKNKGKGYLSDDDPPMKDDSSCNGGMEAPWQRRKALRGLEGVEDMELWSCTTM, from the exons ATGACACCTTTCGAAGCTCTTTATGGAAGAAAATGCAGAACTCCactttgttggtttcaagaaggagaagTGGTATTAATTGGACCAGAAGTAATCCAGCAAACAACTAAAAAGGTGAAGTTAATTCAAGAAAGGTTGAAAGCATCTCAAAGCAGGCAGAAATCGTATGCTGACAGAAGAAGAAGACCTCTGGAGTTTGCTGCTGGAGATCATGTCTTCCTTCGGCTCAACCCTACTACCAGGGTAGGCAGAGCCATTCGGTCAAAGAAGCTGTCTCATAAGTTTATTGGTCCCTATCAGATTCTAAGGCGGATAGGACCGGTTGCTTATGAAATAGCCTTGCCACCTCAATTATCCAACCTTCATTCAGTCTTCCATGTATCTCAACTCAGAAAGTATGTAGTAGATCCTTCTCATGTGCTGGAAGCAGAAGATGTCCAGATCAAAGAAGACCGTTCGGTTGAGATGAAGCTTGTTAGCATAGAAGGAAGTCAAACCAAACAACTCAGGGGCAAAACCATCAGTTTAGTTAAAGTGGTCTGGGACAAGAGGACAGGTGACTTTACGTGGGAATTGGAAGATCTCATGAGGGAGTTATATCCTCATTTGTTCTCTG AACATAAGAATAAGGGAAAAGGTTACCTCTCAGATGATGATCCACCAATGAAGGATGACAGCAGTTGCAATGGTGGAATGGAAGCTCCTTGGCAGCGGCGGAAGGCTCTTCGTGGACTAGAAGGTGTAGAGGATATGGAATTATGGAGTTGCACCACTATGTGA